The following proteins are co-located in the Fimbriiglobus ruber genome:
- a CDS encoding H-X9-DG-CTERM domain-containing protein, with amino-acid sequence MCSAPDNGASGYSPCPLFQNGVIYSAATGAGGGGQTLHTGVMNVALGDGSVRTVSASISQTTWSYACDPQDGNVLGSDW; translated from the coding sequence ATGTGTAGCGCCCCGGACAACGGCGCCAGTGGATACTCGCCCTGCCCGCTCTTCCAAAATGGTGTGATCTACAGTGCCGCGACCGGAGCCGGTGGCGGCGGACAGACCTTACACACCGGCGTGATGAATGTCGCCTTGGGCGACGGAAGTGTGCGGACCGTCAGTGCATCGATTTCTCAGACCACCTGGTCGTATGCCTGCGACCCGCAGGACGGGAATGTTCTTGGGAGCGACTGGTAA
- a CDS encoding DUF1559 domain-containing protein: MSSTLRRRSGFTLIELLVVIAIIAILIGLLLPAVQKVREAAARAKCSNNLKQLGIATHNCNDTYGVLPPAAAQQGGNNSVGLVNQITKNTTATVLFAFLPFVEQSSLYNSVIAGGGNVNSVSVGGKSSYGYVIPGYRCPSDSSPAGGSGLGNPAGPDATWAVANYVSNYLVFGNPSANNLEGTARIPASFPDGTSNVVIFGERFGQYGTTPY; encoded by the coding sequence GTGTCTTCCACTCTCCGCCGGCGGTCGGGGTTCACCCTGATCGAGCTTCTCGTTGTCATTGCGATTATCGCGATTCTGATCGGTCTTTTGCTGCCCGCGGTCCAGAAGGTCCGTGAGGCGGCGGCCCGGGCCAAGTGTTCAAACAACCTCAAGCAACTTGGCATCGCGACCCACAATTGCAACGACACCTACGGCGTTCTCCCCCCGGCTGCTGCCCAACAAGGCGGTAATAACAGTGTGGGGTTGGTCAACCAGATCACCAAAAACACTACGGCGACCGTGCTTTTTGCCTTCTTACCGTTCGTCGAACAGTCCTCGTTGTACAACAGCGTGATCGCCGGAGGCGGGAACGTGAATAGCGTGAGCGTTGGCGGGAAATCTTCCTACGGGTACGTCATTCCCGGATACCGTTGTCCTTCAGATTCGAGCCCGGCAGGTGGTTCCGGGCTCGGGAATCCGGCCGGGCCCGATGCGACGTGGGCGGTCGCGAATTACGTGTCCAACTATCTGGTTTTCGGCAACCCGTCGGCCAACAACCTTGAAGGAACCGCGCGAATTCCCGCCTCATTCCCAGACGGAACATCGAACGTTGTCATCTTCGGCGAGCGGTTCGGGCAGTACGGTACGACCCCGTACTGA
- a CDS encoding DUF4198 domain-containing protein has product MFSGATGNRHSAGRVVFRPAFFSQNLSRGQSMIVRALGLAILAAAVGAMAGCGMVGGSSVEATGAVTLDGNPLANASVQLIPESNASLGTQAATTDAKGAFTVRTVSSNTPFKPGKYVAIVSKLSGSGMDNMKNEVPAMYNKQQTTPFKVEIVEGKNELKPFAMTTKQMR; this is encoded by the coding sequence ATGTTCTCGGGAGCGACTGGTAACCGCCACTCTGCCGGCCGGGTGGTTTTCCGCCCGGCCTTCTTTTCTCAAAATCTCTCTCGAGGCCAATCGATGATTGTCAGGGCATTAGGGCTCGCAATTTTGGCCGCTGCCGTCGGGGCGATGGCGGGTTGCGGTATGGTCGGCGGCAGTTCTGTCGAGGCTACTGGGGCGGTGACTCTCGACGGCAACCCCCTCGCGAACGCCTCGGTCCAGTTGATTCCCGAGTCAAACGCGAGTTTAGGCACTCAGGCCGCCACGACCGACGCAAAAGGGGCTTTTACCGTCCGAACCGTGTCCTCCAATACGCCATTTAAACCGGGCAAGTATGTGGCGATCGTGAGCAAACTCAGCGGTAGTGGAATGGACAACATGAAGAATGAAGTGCCGGCGATGTATAACAAACAGCAAACGACGCCGTTCAAGGTCGAGATTGTCGAGGGCAAAAACGAACTCAAGCCGTTTGCAATGACGACCAAGCAAATGCGATAA
- a CDS encoding DUF1559 domain-containing protein produces MSPSLRRRSGFTLIELLVVIAIIAILIGLLLPAVQKVREAAARAKCTNNLKQIGISIHSCNDTYGVLPAAGASNNVWNGAGSVNPITKGACATAQFAILPFIEQGALYAGAIANGGISSSTFNGMPIYGYQITTYKCPSDSTPGAGSGLGNPSGPDATHAVGNYVSNYLVFGNPSANNQEGTSKLPASFPDGTSNTVIFGERFSWWGSGNTGGGPYSTLWANSQGPPWTPQMCRAIDNGGTNYAPCPLFQSGVVVAAATGASGGGQAMHTSVMNVGLGDGSVRSVTASISQATWSNACDPRDGNVLGSDW; encoded by the coding sequence GTGTCTCCCTCTCTCCGTCGGCGGTCGGGGTTTACCCTGATCGAACTCCTCGTTGTCATTGCCATCATTGCGATTCTGATCGGTCTTTTGTTGCCCGCGGTTCAGAAGGTCCGTGAGGCGGCGGCCCGGGCCAAGTGTACAAACAATTTGAAGCAAATCGGTATCTCAATCCACAGTTGTAACGACACGTACGGGGTTTTACCCGCGGCAGGGGCCAGCAACAACGTCTGGAATGGCGCGGGATCGGTCAACCCGATTACGAAGGGGGCGTGTGCCACGGCCCAATTCGCCATTCTCCCGTTTATCGAGCAAGGAGCCCTGTACGCGGGTGCCATCGCGAACGGCGGAATCTCGAGTTCCACGTTTAACGGAATGCCTATCTACGGCTATCAAATTACAACTTACAAGTGCCCGTCCGATTCAACGCCCGGGGCTGGCAGCGGCCTGGGCAATCCGTCCGGACCCGATGCGACCCACGCGGTCGGTAACTACGTTTCAAATTACCTGGTTTTCGGCAACCCCTCTGCGAACAACCAGGAAGGGACCTCTAAACTACCGGCTTCTTTCCCGGACGGAACCTCGAACACAGTCATCTTTGGCGAGCGGTTTAGCTGGTGGGGCAGTGGTAACACGGGCGGCGGACCGTACTCGACTTTATGGGCCAACTCGCAAGGGCCCCCGTGGACCCCGCAAATGTGTCGCGCGATCGATAACGGCGGGACGAACTATGCCCCGTGTCCGCTCTTCCAAAGTGGCGTCGTCGTTGCCGCCGCCACCGGCGCGAGTGGTGGCGGCCAGGCCATGCACACGAGCGTCATGAACGTGGGTCTCGGGGACGGGAGCGTGCGGTCCGTGACCGCATCGATTTCTCAGGCCACTTGGTCGAACGCCTGCGATCCGCGGGACGGGAATGTTCTCGGGAGCGACTGGTAA
- a CDS encoding SpoVR family protein yields the protein MNLGFYNTNLPPHLRVLKDEIEGYARGYGLDFFETIFEVVDADDLNEVAAYGGFPTRYPHWSFGMSYEELNKSYSYGLSKIYEMVINNDPCYAYLMRCNHTVDQKLVMAHVYGHCDFFKNNAYFAHTTRKMMDEIANHASRIRRYAERFGQDEVEAFLDRCMSIDDLIDIHSVAIKRRDDHSRYEFPAADRDQPEEGQTVRFKSKPYMDSYINPPDKPPTDEEAKRLKERNAPHFPDHPEKDVLLFLIEHAPLKNWQRDVLSIIRDEAYYFYPQAQTKIMNEGWASFWHSTIMTQKVLAPSELIDYADHHSGTMATSSRRLNPYKLGIELLRDVEYRWNTGRFGPEWDACDDLDEKRAWDKQLGLGRQKIFEVRKVHNDITFIDTFLTPEFCVENKLFSFNYQDQTKNYVIESREFQQVKQRLLHSLTNFGKPWIYVVNGNHRNRGELLLRHEYNGVELKLSEARDTITNLQYIWGRPVHLETLIDDKPTVLSFDGTEHSQQVVGAENDPRRNAPAKK from the coding sequence ATGAACCTCGGCTTCTACAACACGAACCTGCCGCCGCACCTCCGGGTGCTGAAAGACGAAATCGAGGGATACGCGCGGGGGTACGGGCTCGACTTCTTCGAGACCATCTTCGAGGTCGTGGACGCGGACGACCTGAACGAAGTCGCGGCTTACGGCGGGTTCCCGACGCGGTACCCGCACTGGTCGTTCGGCATGTCCTACGAGGAACTGAACAAGAGCTACAGCTATGGCCTCTCGAAGATCTACGAGATGGTCATCAACAACGACCCGTGCTATGCCTACCTGATGCGGTGCAACCACACGGTCGACCAGAAATTGGTCATGGCCCACGTCTACGGACACTGCGACTTCTTCAAGAACAACGCCTACTTCGCGCACACCACGCGGAAGATGATGGACGAGATCGCCAACCACGCCTCCCGCATCCGCCGGTACGCCGAGCGGTTCGGGCAGGACGAGGTCGAGGCGTTCCTCGACCGCTGCATGTCCATCGACGACCTGATCGACATCCACTCGGTCGCCATCAAGCGCCGGGACGATCATTCGCGGTACGAATTCCCCGCGGCCGACCGCGACCAACCCGAGGAAGGGCAGACGGTCCGGTTCAAGAGCAAGCCGTACATGGACTCGTACATCAACCCGCCGGACAAGCCGCCGACCGACGAGGAAGCCAAGCGGCTCAAGGAGCGGAACGCGCCCCACTTCCCAGACCACCCGGAAAAGGACGTACTCCTCTTCCTGATCGAACACGCGCCACTCAAGAACTGGCAGCGGGACGTGTTGTCGATCATCCGCGACGAAGCCTATTACTTCTACCCGCAGGCCCAGACGAAGATCATGAACGAGGGGTGGGCCTCGTTCTGGCACTCGACGATCATGACGCAGAAGGTGCTCGCCCCGTCCGAACTGATCGACTACGCCGACCACCACTCGGGCACGATGGCCACCAGTTCCCGGCGGCTGAACCCGTACAAGCTCGGCATCGAACTCCTCCGCGACGTCGAATACCGGTGGAACACCGGCCGGTTCGGCCCGGAGTGGGACGCGTGCGACGACCTCGACGAAAAGCGGGCCTGGGACAAGCAACTCGGCCTCGGCCGCCAGAAGATCTTCGAGGTCCGCAAGGTCCACAACGACATCACGTTTATCGACACGTTCCTGACGCCGGAATTCTGCGTGGAGAACAAGCTGTTCTCGTTTAATTACCAGGACCAAACCAAGAATTACGTGATCGAGTCGCGCGAATTCCAGCAGGTCAAGCAGCGGCTCCTGCACAGCCTGACGAATTTCGGCAAGCCGTGGATTTACGTGGTCAACGGCAACCACCGCAATCGGGGCGAGTTACTGTTGCGGCACGAGTACAACGGAGTCGAATTGAAGCTGAGTGAGGCACGGGACACGATCACGAACTTGCAATATATTTGGGGCCGGCCCGTCCACCTGGAAACACTCATCGACGACAAGCCGACGGTGCTGAGCTTCGACGGGACCGAACACAGCCAGCAAGTGGTCGGGGCGGAAAACGACCCGCGCCGGAATGCACCGGCGAAAAAATAA
- a CDS encoding emp24/gp25L/p24 family protein — translation MAKSPAEQFREIAVELAIYSESLKAGRLELATLRSSVEKLEDRVSAVTTELAVLRQRLDEQQKHTEKWDTRLWGLVAILVGALLSLAAGLIVALVRK, via the coding sequence GTGGCCAAATCCCCGGCGGAACAGTTTCGCGAAATTGCGGTCGAGTTGGCCATCTACTCTGAAAGTCTCAAGGCAGGACGACTCGAACTGGCAACTTTGAGGTCGTCGGTCGAGAAACTCGAAGACCGCGTCAGCGCAGTAACCACCGAACTTGCGGTTCTGCGCCAGCGGCTCGACGAGCAGCAAAAGCACACGGAAAAGTGGGACACCCGGCTCTGGGGCCTTGTCGCGATCCTTGTTGGGGCACTGCTCTCGCTGGCGGCCGGTCTTATTGTCGCCCTCGTTCGGAAGTAA
- a CDS encoding DUF444 family protein gives MGQKIETDLQRFRKIVRGKVKSNLSKYIGRGEMIGKKGNDLVSIPLPQINLPQFRYGSKGSGGVGVGDGQPGQPLTQPQDGDGSREAGDQPGGHILEVELTMEELAAILGEELALPRIEPRGKKNIVTERERYSSIRTVGPESLRHFKRTYRQALKRQISTGSYDPGNPIVVPERVDKRYRSWKEFPKPEAVACVIYMMDVSGSMTDEQKEIVRIEAFWIDTWIKAHYKGVDRVYIVHDAAAHEVDEHTFYHTRESGGTKISSAYDLADKIINARYKPDQWNVYAFHFSDGDNWGDDVPKCLELLRGHLLPKLNLFGYGQVESPYGTGEFLEHVNELTDEHENVVVSRIPDREAILGSIKEFLKTGR, from the coding sequence GTGGGACAAAAGATCGAAACTGATTTGCAGCGCTTCCGTAAGATCGTGCGCGGCAAGGTGAAGTCGAACCTCTCGAAGTACATCGGCCGCGGCGAGATGATCGGGAAGAAGGGGAACGACCTCGTTTCCATTCCCCTCCCGCAAATCAACTTGCCGCAGTTCCGGTACGGCTCGAAAGGCTCCGGCGGCGTCGGCGTCGGCGACGGTCAACCCGGTCAGCCACTCACCCAGCCGCAGGACGGCGACGGCTCGCGGGAAGCGGGGGATCAACCCGGCGGCCACATCCTCGAAGTCGAATTGACGATGGAAGAACTCGCCGCGATTCTCGGCGAGGAGTTGGCTTTGCCCCGGATCGAGCCGCGCGGAAAGAAAAACATCGTCACCGAACGGGAGCGGTACAGCAGCATCCGCACCGTCGGCCCGGAATCCCTCCGGCACTTCAAGCGAACGTACCGTCAGGCGCTCAAGCGGCAGATTTCCACGGGATCTTACGACCCGGGCAACCCCATCGTGGTCCCCGAACGCGTGGACAAGCGATACCGGAGTTGGAAGGAATTCCCGAAGCCGGAAGCCGTGGCGTGCGTGATCTACATGATGGACGTATCCGGCTCGATGACGGACGAGCAGAAAGAGATCGTCCGCATCGAGGCGTTCTGGATCGATACGTGGATCAAGGCCCACTATAAGGGCGTGGACCGCGTTTACATCGTCCACGACGCGGCCGCCCACGAGGTCGACGAACACACGTTCTACCACACCCGCGAGAGCGGCGGGACGAAGATCAGCTCGGCCTACGACCTGGCCGACAAGATCATCAACGCCCGGTACAAGCCGGACCAGTGGAACGTGTACGCCTTCCATTTCTCGGACGGCGACAACTGGGGCGACGACGTTCCCAAGTGTCTGGAACTGCTCCGCGGACACTTGCTCCCGAAGCTCAACCTCTTCGGCTATGGTCAGGTCGAGTCCCCATACGGAACAGGCGAATTCCTCGAACATGTCAACGAGTTGACCGATGAGCACGAAAATGTCGTCGTCAGCCGCATCCCGGACCGCGAGGCGATCCTCGGGAGTATCAAGGAATTTCTGAAGACGGGTCGCTGA
- a CDS encoding PrkA family serine protein kinase — MASAQAILDTLRSQLDLTEFKKLNLELSFDEYLSLVLETPGTTRTAYQRVYDMVLSHGTEDVYENKEKLTRFKFFTEFATRHADGIYGLDRPLMQLVNTFKSAALGYGTERRVILLHGPVGSAKSTIARLLKRGIEEYSQTDAGMLFSFSWREPDGSWVKDPMHGEPLQLVPEEYRPKLLTMLNAQSRKPHPYEITIKGDLCPFSRYEYKQRLQKYNGDWMEMLRHEVKIYRLVLSEKDRVGIGTFQPKDEKNQDSTELTGDINYRKIAEYGSDSDPRAFNFDGELNIANRGIIEFIEVLKLDVAFLYDLLGASQEHKIKPKKFAQTDIDEVILGHTNEPEYRRLQNNEFMEALRDRTVKIDIPYVTRLRDEVKIYEKDFNHDKVKGKHIAPHTVEVAAMWAVLTRLSPPKHASLTLLQKMKLYNGKTLPGFTEDNVIELKRESPTEGMSGISPRYIQDKISNALVAHPDEDNINPFMVIKQLEEGLRHHALLKDEEQYRYFKELLSVVRDEYEDIVKNEVQRAIAADEEALARLCGNYIDNVKAYTQREKVRNRYTGNYEEPDERLMRSVEEKIDIPEGRKDDFRREIMNYIGALAIDGKRFDYKTNERLQKALELKLFEDQKDTIKLTSLVSNVVDRATQEKIDVVKSRLIRNYGYNEASATDILNFVASIFARGQTKK; from the coding sequence ATGGCATCCGCCCAAGCGATTCTCGATACACTCCGCTCGCAACTCGACTTGACCGAGTTCAAAAAGCTCAACCTCGAACTCAGTTTCGACGAGTACCTCTCCCTCGTTCTCGAAACGCCGGGCACGACCCGGACCGCGTACCAGCGCGTCTACGACATGGTCCTCTCGCACGGGACCGAGGACGTTTACGAGAACAAGGAGAAGCTGACCCGCTTTAAGTTTTTCACCGAGTTCGCGACGCGGCACGCCGACGGCATCTACGGCCTCGACCGGCCGCTGATGCAACTGGTGAACACTTTCAAGAGTGCCGCCCTCGGTTACGGCACGGAACGGCGGGTCATCCTCCTCCACGGTCCGGTCGGCTCGGCCAAGTCCACGATCGCTCGCCTCCTGAAGCGGGGGATCGAAGAGTACAGCCAGACGGACGCCGGTATGCTGTTCAGTTTCTCCTGGCGGGAACCGGACGGCAGCTGGGTCAAAGACCCGATGCACGGCGAACCGCTGCAACTCGTGCCGGAAGAATACCGGCCGAAACTGCTCACGATGCTGAACGCCCAGTCCCGCAAGCCGCACCCCTACGAGATCACCATCAAAGGCGACCTCTGCCCGTTCAGCCGGTACGAGTACAAGCAGCGGCTCCAAAAGTACAACGGCGACTGGATGGAAATGCTCCGCCACGAGGTCAAGATTTACCGACTCGTCCTGAGCGAGAAAGACCGCGTCGGGATCGGGACCTTCCAGCCCAAGGACGAGAAGAACCAGGACAGCACCGAACTGACCGGCGACATCAACTACCGGAAGATTGCCGAATACGGTTCCGACTCGGACCCCCGGGCGTTCAACTTCGACGGCGAACTGAACATCGCCAACCGCGGCATCATCGAGTTCATTGAAGTCCTGAAGCTCGACGTGGCGTTCCTGTACGACCTCCTCGGGGCGTCCCAGGAGCACAAGATCAAGCCGAAGAAGTTCGCCCAGACGGACATCGACGAGGTGATCCTCGGGCACACGAACGAGCCCGAATACCGCCGGCTCCAGAACAACGAGTTCATGGAAGCCCTCCGCGACCGGACGGTGAAGATCGACATCCCCTACGTCACCCGGCTGCGGGACGAGGTCAAGATTTACGAGAAGGACTTCAACCACGACAAGGTGAAGGGCAAGCACATCGCCCCGCACACCGTCGAAGTGGCGGCGATGTGGGCGGTGCTGACGCGGCTCAGCCCGCCCAAGCACGCGAGCCTGACCCTGCTCCAAAAGATGAAGCTGTACAACGGCAAAACCCTGCCCGGTTTCACCGAAGACAACGTCATCGAACTCAAGCGGGAGTCGCCGACCGAGGGGATGTCCGGCATCAGCCCGCGGTACATCCAGGACAAGATTTCGAACGCGCTCGTCGCCCACCCGGACGAGGACAACATCAACCCGTTCATGGTCATCAAGCAGCTGGAAGAAGGGCTCCGGCACCACGCGTTGCTCAAGGACGAGGAGCAGTACCGGTACTTCAAGGAGCTGCTCTCCGTCGTCCGCGACGAATACGAGGACATCGTGAAAAACGAAGTCCAGCGGGCCATCGCGGCCGACGAAGAAGCCCTGGCGCGGCTCTGCGGCAACTACATCGATAACGTGAAGGCGTACACGCAGCGGGAAAAGGTTCGGAACCGCTACACCGGCAACTACGAAGAGCCCGACGAACGGCTAATGCGGTCCGTCGAGGAGAAAATCGACATCCCTGAGGGCCGCAAGGACGACTTCCGCCGCGAGATCATGAACTACATCGGAGCCCTCGCGATCGACGGGAAGCGCTTCGACTACAAGACCAACGAACGGCTCCAGAAAGCTCTCGAACTGAAGCTGTTTGAAGACCAAAAGGACACGATCAAGCTCACGAGCCTCGTGTCGAACGTCGTCGACCGGGCCACTCAGGAAAAAATCGACGTCGTCAAGAGTCGCCTGATTCGAAATTACGGTTACAATGAGGCTAGTGCTACAGACATTCTGAATTTCGTCGCGAGCATTTTTGCTCGGGGACAGACCAAGAAGTAA
- the sppA gene encoding signal peptide peptidase SppA, with protein MTRWMLTTAVLIAASLYTPADEPKKNPFTGGKSADTKPADKKPAEENDSKIARVAHIKLSGDLDESPVPGEALFGAPPENLRSKLERIRKAAKDDRIQALYLELHDISAGFGKLNELKRAVTEFKATGKKTFVYSEELSTKAFLIALGCDQIYVPEAGGVTLYGMRAEVTFYKDTLDLLKLKADVLRMGTFKAAVEPFISDKMSKENREQITALLNDNFDHEIVAHIIAGRPAQKFTADQVKGIIDQGPFTAKKALALGLVDKLVYEDQLDATFAKQLGVDEVKVQKNYGKAKAQDLDMSNPFALLSALGSQKKSKESKDPKIAVIYAVGAISSGKGGASPLSGGESVGSEPTVAAIREAEKNPTVKAIVLRVDSPGGSALASDMIWRALKTCKKPVIASMGDVAASGGYYIAMAGKKIYAEPGTVTGSIGVFGLKLVTGGLEEYAGMKTEVVSRGKNSGVNSTTFAWSESERAAMMSTIEEIYAQFIDKAVAGRHEAGVKITREQLLSYAGGRVWTGRQAKERGLVDELGTLEDAIAEAKKQAGIDPKKEMELLILPKAETFLDKLMDGDVKMPFGAAKAELRLIPGADKVIKMAAPLLETQKDPVKVLLPFHVEFK; from the coding sequence ATGACCCGTTGGATGCTGACCACGGCGGTGCTAATTGCCGCTTCGCTTTACACCCCGGCCGACGAGCCGAAGAAGAACCCGTTTACCGGCGGCAAGTCCGCGGACACGAAGCCAGCTGACAAAAAGCCGGCCGAGGAGAACGACTCGAAAATCGCCCGTGTCGCCCACATCAAACTGTCCGGCGACCTCGACGAGTCCCCCGTTCCCGGCGAGGCGCTGTTCGGGGCCCCGCCGGAAAACCTGCGGAGCAAGCTCGAACGCATCCGCAAGGCGGCCAAGGACGACCGCATTCAGGCGCTCTACCTCGAACTCCACGACATCAGTGCCGGCTTCGGCAAACTGAACGAACTCAAGCGGGCGGTTACCGAATTCAAAGCGACGGGGAAGAAGACCTTCGTCTACTCGGAAGAGCTGAGCACGAAGGCGTTCCTGATCGCCCTGGGCTGCGACCAGATTTACGTACCCGAAGCGGGCGGCGTCACCTTGTACGGCATGCGGGCCGAGGTCACGTTTTACAAAGACACGCTCGACTTACTCAAGTTGAAGGCCGACGTGTTGCGGATGGGGACGTTCAAGGCGGCCGTCGAGCCGTTCATCAGCGACAAGATGAGCAAGGAAAACCGCGAACAAATCACGGCCCTACTCAACGATAATTTCGACCACGAGATCGTCGCCCACATCATCGCCGGTCGGCCGGCCCAGAAGTTTACGGCCGACCAGGTGAAGGGCATCATCGATCAGGGTCCGTTCACCGCGAAGAAGGCTCTCGCCCTGGGCCTGGTCGACAAACTCGTTTACGAAGACCAACTCGACGCGACCTTCGCCAAGCAACTCGGGGTAGACGAAGTCAAAGTTCAGAAGAACTACGGCAAAGCCAAGGCCCAAGACCTGGACATGTCCAACCCATTCGCCCTGCTCAGCGCGCTCGGGTCGCAAAAGAAAAGCAAGGAAAGCAAAGACCCGAAGATCGCGGTGATTTACGCGGTCGGCGCGATCTCGTCCGGCAAGGGCGGCGCGAGCCCGTTGAGCGGGGGCGAGTCGGTCGGGTCCGAGCCGACGGTGGCCGCGATTCGCGAAGCCGAGAAGAACCCGACCGTGAAGGCGATCGTCCTCCGCGTCGACAGCCCCGGCGGGTCCGCGCTGGCCAGCGACATGATCTGGCGGGCGCTGAAGACCTGCAAGAAGCCGGTGATCGCCAGCATGGGCGACGTGGCCGCCAGCGGCGGGTACTACATCGCGATGGCCGGCAAGAAGATCTACGCCGAACCGGGTACCGTTACCGGCTCGATTGGCGTGTTCGGGTTGAAGTTGGTCACGGGCGGCCTGGAAGAGTACGCCGGGATGAAGACGGAAGTCGTGTCCCGCGGCAAGAACAGCGGCGTGAACTCGACGACCTTCGCGTGGAGCGAGTCCGAGCGGGCCGCGATGATGAGTACCATCGAAGAAATCTACGCCCAGTTCATCGACAAGGCCGTCGCCGGTCGACACGAAGCCGGGGTGAAGATCACCCGCGAGCAGCTCCTTTCTTACGCCGGCGGCCGCGTCTGGACCGGGCGGCAAGCCAAAGAGCGGGGGCTTGTGGACGAACTCGGGACGCTCGAAGACGCGATTGCCGAAGCCAAGAAACAGGCCGGGATCGACCCCAAGAAGGAAATGGAACTGCTCATCCTGCCGAAAGCCGAGACGTTCCTGGATAAGTTGATGGACGGCGACGTGAAGATGCCGTTCGGGGCTGCCAAAGCCGAACTGCGACTCATTCCGGGCGCGGACAAGGTCATCAAAATGGCCGCCCCGCTGCTCGAGACGCAGAAAGACCCGGTGAAAGTTCTGCTCCCGTTCCATGTCGAGTTTAAATAA
- a CDS encoding histidine triad nucleotide-binding protein — MMTDNLFLKIINKQIPAKIVYEDDLCLAFHDIGPKAPVHVLIIPKKEIPTHADIAEDDKLLLGHLHVVAAKLATQLGLSDGYRLVINCNERAGQTVPHLHMHLLGGRDMTWPPG; from the coding sequence ATGATGACCGACAACCTCTTCCTCAAAATCATCAACAAGCAGATCCCCGCGAAGATCGTTTACGAAGACGACCTCTGCCTCGCCTTCCACGACATCGGCCCGAAAGCCCCCGTCCACGTCCTCATCATCCCCAAGAAAGAAATCCCGACCCACGCGGACATTGCCGAAGACGACAAATTACTCCTCGGCCACCTGCACGTCGTCGCCGCGAAGTTGGCGACCCAACTCGGACTGAGCGACGGCTACCGGCTCGTCATCAACTGCAACGAGCGAGCGGGCCAGACCGTCCCCCACCTGCACATGCACTTACTCGGCGGCCGGGATATGACGTGGCCGCCGGGTTAA